The genomic segment tagggaggaggtcagagacctggcagtgtggtgccagaacaacatcctctccctcaacatgagcaaaacaaaggagatgatcgtggactacaggaaaaggagggcagaacactcccccattcacatcaacagggctgtattGGAGCGGATTGAGaattaagttccttggtgtccacatcatatTCTCCCTGCTGCCATTCAGATTGGAGCTTGTGACTGTATCTAAATTAATTTACCCCCTGTTTTTTTGCATAAATATGTCTGTAATCAGCATTTATTTGATGTTGGTAGACTAGCAttagtcttcactgacattttcaacctctgtaatacctacatgtttcaaacagaccaccatagtccctgtgcccaagaaagtgaaggtaacctgcctaaattactattACCCCATagcctttgaaaggctggtcaaggctcacatcaacaccatcatcccagaaaccctatatatccacttcaatttgcataccgccccaacagcttcacagatgatgcaatatctGAGTTTGTACTCTTATTTTTAAGCCACACAAATCTAAATATCCTTGAACATAACTTAATTTTCAAGTTGAAAGAGTGCGCCAAGAATAAATTGTGGGTGAATAAATATTCCGTTTTTAATCAAACTTTTGTAATGCTTTAAACCCTTTCCATCAATTGTCACTCCAGGTATTCTGAACATTGTCTTTTCTATTATGAATGGGATATTTTTCATACCAGTTTGACTGCTCAGACAAGTGTAATAAACTATCATTACGAACGTGAACGTTGACTAACAAAAGTTGAAGTTATACACCTTCAATACTTGTTACCTACATTAAGCCAAGATGGATCTTGAACTTCGATACCATTACATGAAGGGTCAATGGTGAAAACCCTGCAAGCCAGTGATATAGAGACATTAGAAAAGGTTTGTTTTCAGTGGtgcaaagtacttaagtaaaaatgatttaaatcgttttgggggtatctgtactttaagtatttatatttttgacaacttcagTACATTCATAAAGGACAAAAATGTACTTTTGACTCCATCCACTTTCCCTGATAcacaaaagtacattttgaatgctttgtatgacaggaaaatggtccaattcacacacttatcaagagaacctctgatctggcagactcaataaacacaaatgcttagtttataaattatgtctaagtgttggagtgtgcccctggctattctTACATTCAAAAAAAGCAATACAATAGTgttgtctgctttgcttaatttgtaaaatgatttttacttttgatacttgagaatatttcaaaccaaatacttcccaattagtattttactgggcAACTTTCACATTTACTTGAGTCATACTGTTTGTAACTGACTGATTGaggactttttccaccactgtttgatttggacatttattttttatcaaatgTATTTGACAGGGACAATCTACTGTATTTCTGTAAATGTGCCAGATTTAGCCAGCTGGCTTTGTGATGTAACAAAGGTAGCTGATGATGTAATGAAAACAGACAGTTAAATATGTGTGTGTAGAACTGTTGCACATTTGCTCTGGAAATGAGGACCAAACCTACTCGTCAAAAGGAGTGAATTGCACCTCCAATTGAAGTCAATAATAAGGTATGGAATCATGCCAATACAGTCATTATTTATATAGCTCTGTAGCTTGCAGTATTTTGAAGGAGATAAGCAAGGGAAAATCTGGTTAATATTTCTCACGTGAAAGGAAACATGACCATGCTAACTGAAAAATGCATACATGAATATTGGTCAAATGTACCTACATCTTCCGAAGCGGTGTTGGGCCTACttgataataaaataaaataaagtcacAGACGATGTCCATACATTTGACAACAATACTGAACAGTTGGTGCCCGTTGGTAGTGGTAGGCTTCTGGCTGTGATCTCTGACCACTGTAACAGTGAATAGTGGCAATTTACCCGCGGTGTATAGGCTTGTTTACTAGGCTAACTAGTGCATTGGGGTGGGCTATGTGCAGCATGGGCATACAGGAAACCACTCTAGCCGCTTAACTCACCTTGGCCACGAGCTCTATAGTTTACAGCTATTGCATCACCTACAAGGCATCAACTGAATGTTGAATGTCAGGTATTTTAATTGTCTGTATTGTCTACTTGTTAAATGTTTGTAAAGTCTTcatttgtaattgtttgtaatgtCTTATCAATTGGTGTTGGGCCACAGGAAGATTAGCTAACGTTATAGCGTTAGCTAATGGGGACTCTAGTAAAGATTCACAAGACTGTTCACAGATTCACATTGATCACAGAATCTGATTGATAATCTTAATTCAAAGTGTGAGTTTTTTACTGGACAACCAACACTTGACAGATGGGCTAATCCATAGAAAGAAAATGTGATCTTGGATCTTGAACTCCCCTAGCTACATTTCGACTTAATGTTCAATATTACTAGTGGCACTCTGTCCTTACGAACAGTAAATCATTGGGTCTGACTCTTTTGATTTAATGCAATTTCATCATCGATAGTGAAACAACCACCACATAATCGTCAACTCCCCCCTACAAAACATGAATTTATTTGTGGTTTATCCTCTAGCTATTTGGTAATAGGTGTGATCCTGACTTGGAATGGCCACGAAGTTACACATTGTTTTAGGAAACATGAATTTATTTGTGGTTTATCCTCTTTAGCTATTTGTTATTAGGTGTGATCCTGACTTGGAATGGCCACGAAGTTACACATTGTTTTAGGTCCAGTTAGTTTGGAAGTTGTGGTAAATGGGGGAGTGTGAGCGCGTGTCATGAGATGCTGCAGGTGTTGATATGGGGATGGATAGGCTACCACTGCCTTTAATTACTACGCTCTGCCTGCACCTACCTCAACTGGTACTCTGCTGCCTCGCTGTGGTGAGAGCACTAACACACTGAACATGATGGACAAGGATGCTCCATATAGCCATCCATCACTGTCCAGGCTGATGGATGTAATACAGAATGACAAGATATGGTTTGATATCTCTTCTGAAACTGGGGTGAGGTTATTGAGTTCAGGGTTGTGTAATGGTTGCTTCCATGTCAGTCCTCAAAGATGAAATTGCATAGAATCGAATGAATCACATCCAATGATTTCCCGTTTTGGACATTGTTTTGAAAATGATTCTCCATAGCTGCCATACCTTTGATGTCATAAACTGTTACAGAATTCCCCTTCCTTATTATAAACTCTGATTAAAACTATGGAGTTCATTGGCCTACaacatatgtgtgtgtatttgccctTAAAATGATATTGCTAGATGGAAGAAAATAATAAGATAGGCCTAAACTGTAATAAGATGTACTTGAAAGATACTATAAATAGCAGGAGACATACCTGGGTTCTAGACTGGTATTTAGGGCAAGCATTTTAGGATTATACATATGGTTAGTGTCAACTTCTACTTAATGTTAAAGCTCAGCCATGTTGCTACATGTTTACTCATTGACTTCAAGTAGAGCATTGTTTATGAATCTGAATAAAAGCCTAATAAAAGTGTATCGCCCCCAGCTTGGGCAGCACTGCTACACTGCTTTTTTGGGCTAAAGGTGTTTGTGACACGTGCATGTGTTCCAATGATGTCATAATTGTCTGTAGGTTCTATGTTGCCTATCAACTTGGCTGTCCTTCAGAAAGTAGATAATACTTGTATTTTCAAACGATTAATAAAAATACTAGCAACAAAACAAACTAAATAGATTTAATCCATTAATATGATATTGCCAGATGGAAGAAAATAACAAGGTAGGCCTAAACTGTAATAAGATATATCTTATAGACTgcttcagtgcatttggaaagtattcagaccccttgactttttacacatttcattttttacgttacagccttattctaaaatggattacatacaacattttcctcatcaatctacacacaatatcctataatgacaaagcaaaaacagtttaaacATTTTTGCAATTTAAAAcggaaaaaaacagaaataccttatttacataagtattcaaaacctttgctatgagactcgaaattgagcaccggtgcatcctgtttcccttgatcatccttgaggtatttctacaacatgatttgagtccacctgtggtaaattcaattgattggacatctattggaaaggcacatacctacagtcccacagttgacagtgcaaaaatctattttaattccaggttataaggcaacaaaatagggaaaatgccaaggggggtgaatactttcgcaagccactgtaaatggTTCAGTTCACATAAACAGTCATTATTTTCAGTTTGAGAGATCATCCCGGGCTTTGCCCCGTCTGCTGTAGCTGAGATGTCCCTGGAGGACATAGAACAACAAGACTATGATGTTTCTGACACTGAGAGAGTCAGGTAAGGCCACTTACACTCTGTCCAGTTAGATATTTGTgtggagattaagagagagagactaataagAGAGAACTTGTTATGGGGCAGGTCAGGCGTCATTCATGGAGTCATTTGTAGGGTCAAGTCCCCAGCCAATCTATTTGAACCGCTCATTATTTGTGGCCATGTATTAACTACTAAGTGAGTCTTTGACATGAAGACAGTGGTTAGATTCTGCCATGGGGACCTGCTCTGATGTTGTTTGTGACCATAGAGCCTTGTCCCAGTCTCTagacctgcctgtctgtgtgatggatgaCCACCTGACCTCTGAAGCTGTCAATGAGATGGTAAGTTgaccttgtcatttcatattacaACATTaatccaataaaatgttatagTGATGCTATCATTGGCAATGTTGACGTACCACAACCATCTCTGTTGTGTTGCAGTTGTTTAATTGGCCCAACGTTGCCAATGCTCCTCCACTCTTTAACAGTTAATAATAATTTCAGTATGATATTTGTTGTATATGAAGTTGTATTATTtgcaatataattacatttctacCAGGAGCAGAGCAATTCTACCAGGAGTAGAGCAACCTCAGTGATGGAAACTACAGAAGAGGGGAAGCTCAACAATGTGGAACATCTGACACTTATGGACTTCCTTCAAAACCTAACTGAGAAGTATGTTCTGTTTTCTTTGGTACTATCACACCTTCAAGGAAATAAGATCAAATTAGAAACTGATCAATCGGGGAAAAAAAATTCATTGCTAGAAAAGTTGTCACATTGCAATTTTGCCAAAACAACTGACACAAAGCAAGTATAACTTCACGATCaggcaaataattaaataaaaacaattctgcCACGCATCCTGATATGACAACATTTATAACAATATTGTTTTCAGGCAATGGAGGGGGATTCGTGAGGGCATGTTTGACCCGGTAAGATCATGTTACTGACAATTTAATCAGATTACCATGAAAACTCTGCCTAATGTTTAACCTTGTTCATAAGCTTTTGAAAGACGCACTatgcaacattttaaaacacttcTTCTGTTTCTGGAATACAGCTGACAAAACAACAGCTTGCCGGCTTGTGTCTGAGGATTGTCCAGTTTTTATCGGACAAGCTGATGCAGATCATCATCCCAGGTCTTTACGAACTACTGGGCATCCAAGATGCTGCCTCCTCTCCATTGTCACAGAGATCTCTCACAGCGTCACTCACCAGTCTGTTAGACGATAAGACTAACACCAAGTCCCGCGTAAGATTTACTGAGGCTGGTGTACCTAAGAGGCCAGGCAGTCGAAAGTCTTACAATAGCTTTCGCATCCCGACTCCCTACCCTTCCTCCAACTGTATGgagcaggaagaggaagaagagcaggAATCACAACTTAAGTTCAAGGAGATTTACCTGACTAAGGGCAGTGGAAGCTACCTGCCCAAGGGGGCATGAGGTATGTTCTTAAAGGGAAATTtaacaacttcatattcatctccAGCATCACCATATGTGAAAATTACACATTTCCATGCtttgtagtaaaaaaaatatagagGGACGTAACTGTTTCCAATAGTGCTGAgaaattagtgctttttgaggttggtttGGTTTCgattcaaatatttaaaaaataatcacggttttGGATTTCAATACTTTTTTTAGACATTGAATGCACTATGGATTATgtgtgttgaatgctgtaacaacacataataaaacaatgaataaaagtcccatgatggtagtgactgtccattactGTTTATGACTTATCAACCATCATTTACTTTCTCATATAAAATAttcatttgatgactttattatttcattccaagtcattaactcatctctatagagctgctgcttatcctgtctgacaaaatcacaattttagtagttcttctaAGTAAATAAGACCTACTTTTATGACCGCTGAACACCGactgtcaatcacttagatcatgtatttccaGGTAGAGAATCCTCGCAACGCAACTGCTTTTTATCTCTCTCATGCATTCTCTCGTCTCTCCGTCTCAGTCAATGAGGTTTCCGTATCTGCTCCACACAGAGTGGACAAGCAAGTGGGTGTGCAATAGATTATGGAAATTAATTGCCATATTTTCTGTGccaaactatgtagaatattgacctgttggaaactacaactccctactacattgcaTAGTTcatgcttgatctgatttatctctacagaaactgaGCATCGAgctcacagaagaagaaaaaaattaactatctggaattcaaataattgagccgacgtcggtcaattagttgtttaaaaaccgaaaaataacaaaaatgttgGTTAAATGCTCAGCTCTAGATTGTAATGACATCATCAGTGTGCAtcgtgtgattttaaccaattatgagtaggcatttcctactaattggttgatgatgtcatagaaaacacttatcttcctctttcttttttactacaaaacatagaaatgcccgTTTTTCACATAtgctgatgttggggtggtgctggagatgatgaatatgaagttgaaacatTTAGAAATTTCCCTTTAACATTTCTTCAAACTGCCTTGTATTTATGATTGTCCTTGAAGTTATTAGAAGTTACAGTATTTGAAGCTTATAGCAATTTGGATTTTGTAGAGGATAGATATTGCCAGGATAGATAGATATCTACAGGCCAGTTTCAATACAAATGACttatacaaaatacattttatttggctTTAGAAATTAAGCAGTTAGGCTGACATCACACTAAGGTTTTTTCTCAGAGAAACAGCAGTGTTTTCCTCATTGTTTTAAATGGTACAGatgtatttgacacactgaatgtgCATCACAGCCTTACATATTATTTGTTTGACTGTGATGATTTCTGTTTTCAAggactctaacctctctgtctgatGTGCAGAAGAAAACAACCAACTCTGAGACGCTACAAGTCCTCTTAGGTGTCTCAGAGGACACCCTCGTCACCTGTGTGCAGGACAGCCTGCAAGGTTCTCTCTCCAAACTTGCatgcatgtccaattctccatctGGAAGTGCAGGCTCTCCAAAGATGACCCCTGCTGTAATGGCAGAAGTGATTAAAGATGTCAAGTCGGCCTTATCTGTGGTCGTTAAGAGTGCCTCCGCTAGCCAAACCTCTCAAGTGACACCGGTAAAGGGAGACTCacagaccaaggtgactgagagcATGGTGAGAGAGCTGGCTGCAAAACTTGAAAAAGTTGACCAAGAGAGCAAGAGTCTAACAGGGCAAGTCATGACCACAATCTCTGACACAATGGTGGCTTTTGTTGAAGAGAATGAACAGAATTTGCTGGAAGATCTGAAGGACAAGATCACATTTTTGGCATCGCATGTTGGCTTCATTGAGGATCTTGATGCCCTGATAAGGAAATACGAGAGCAGCTACAATATTGGTGAATCTGGTTCCTCCTGCACGCTCACATCTAAGAGCATCCAAAAACTCTCCAGCCGGGAGTTTCAAACATCAGCAATACAAGCAGTGAGTGGAGTTCTTGCCAAACAAGTCAGTAGTTTGAGCTTTCCTAGTTCAGTCATTCAGTCTGAGTTAACAGGTGCTGTATCAGGTCAAACATTGTCTGGCATTTTAAAGACAGAGTCAATTCGCCCAGTGGGCTCAGCAGCGTCAGTAGTTGTTAAGACTTTCGTGTCAGATATGAAGTCCTTGGCTGAATCTGAAGAGAGTCCCCAACAGAAGAGTGCCTGGTCTGCTGCTGTTCACATTTACCACAGCATCCAAAACAGCTTGAAAGATTATTTTGGCAAGCTTCAGAGATTTGCCCTAAAGAGCATTGTCACATCTGATGACAACATCACAAATGCTGAGTTTAAGGAGACAGTTCCACTTCCTTGCTTAGACATGAAATATAGGCCCAGTAAGAGTGAGCCTCAGTTGCCAGAGTCCACTGGTGAAGTTACTTTACAAAGAGGCCTAAGTGAGTGCTCAAAACTTCTTTGGGCACAAACTGAGTCAGAAGAAAGCAAGCTCCTTCTGACAACTTGCACCAAAGAAGTTATCTCAGAGCTTCTGGTCTTGTACAAGACTGAGATGTCAAAGGAGGACCCCCTGTACACTGTTGGAGAAAAAGGATCAGACTTCTCTATTGAGAGACAACAATTTGTAGAGGGCGTTCTGGCTCAGCTTGGGGATATCTCCCATTCCAGGGCCTCATCACCAATAGTATATGAGTTCCCCTGTCAAATTGAGGACAGCAGAAGTAAGGCCACGGCTTCTTTGACCAGTCTGTTAGATTGCATGAAAAAACTCTCAAGTGAGGAATTCAAGAGTGACACCACTCAAGCAGTGAGTGAGTTCCTAGTTAAAAAGTCCACCAGTAGCTTAACTAGTGCACAGCCTGCTTATTCTGTAGCATCCAGGTCTTGTTCCGTTCAAAACCAGAGAACCTTGTCAAAGGATATTTGTGCGGATTCTGCTGCCTTTGGCATCATTGACACATTTGTGGAAGACCTGCAGAGCTTGGCGCAACCTGcagaagtagaggagagagaacctgacctCCAGGAAAATGCACAAAAGCGAAAGAGCAGGATCTGGTCTGCTACCACTAGTTTATATAAAAATATTAAGAAGACATTAAAGGGCTTCACCATTCACCGGCGGAGGTCAGACGTGCAGAGAAGAATGTCTAGCCATACACCCACAGAGGACTCTGGACATC from the Oncorhynchus kisutch isolate 150728-3 linkage group LG4, Okis_V2, whole genome shotgun sequence genome contains:
- the LOC109888573 gene encoding uncharacterized protein LOC109888573; translated protein: MSLEDIEQQDYDVSDTERVRALSQSLDLPVCVMDDHLTSEAVNEMEQSNSTRSRATSVMETTEEGKLNNVEHLTLMDFLQNLTEKQWRGIREGMFDPLTKQQLAGLCLRIVQFLSDKLMQIIIPGLYELLGIQDAASSPLSQRSLTASLTSLLDDKTNTKSRVRFTEAGVPKRPGSRKSYNSFRIPTPYPSSNCMEQEEEEEQESQLKFKEIYLTKGSGSYLPKGA